The genomic stretch AGATCTCGATGGTCGACAATGCCAAGCAGCTTGTCGCGCAGCGGCAGGCCGAGCTGGACGCGTCGCTGCGGCTGATGAAATCAGGCAATCTGCCCAAGCTGCAGCTCGACACCGCCCGCTCCAATCTGACCCTGGCGCAATCGCAGCTGGATACCGCGCAGGCCGAGCTCGATCGCAACGAGGTCAAGGCACCTTTCGACGGCGTCATCGACCGGGTCCCCGTGGAACTCGGCAGCTCCGTCATGCAGGGCGGCGAGGTGGCGACCATCCTCAAGCTCGATCCGGTGATCGCGCGCGGCGAGATCAGCGAGCGCGACCTCGGCTATCTCAAGATCGCTGACAAGGCCAGCGTTCGGCTGGTCAGCGGCCAGACCGTCGAAGGCACCGTGCGCTATATCAGCCGCGACGCGTCGTCGGCGACCCGCACCTTCCGTGTCGAGGTTGCCATCCCCAATGCCGACGGCTCGGTGCCGGCCGGCATGACGGCGGAAATCCAGCTCAGCGCGCTGCCGACCGACGCGGTTCTGCTGCCGCGTTCGGTGGTGACGCTCGGCGACAAGGGCGATCTCGGCATCCGCGCCGTCGGCAAGGACAACAAGGTGGCGTTCTTCCCGATCGATCTTGTCGATGACACGCCGACCGGCCTCGTGCTTGGCGGCATCCCGGCCGACGCGCGCATCATCGTTGCCGGCCAGGAGCTGGTGAAGGAAGGCGATGAGGTCAAGCCGGTCGAAGCCGACCAGGCGACCATCAACAAGCTGATCGGCGAAGCCACCGGCGGGACGCAGTAGCGCAGGGGCGCCGGCGCCGGGCCTTGCCCGGCGACGTCAGTCCGTTCGCCGAAATCAACAGCAGGCACAAGTCATGGATATCGTCAGACTCGCAATCAACAATGCCCGCCTGACCATCTCGGTCCTGGTCTTCCTGCTGATTGCAGGCTGGGTCGCCTATCAGTCGACGCCGAAGGAAGCGGAACCCGACGTTCCGATTCCGATGATGTATGTCAGCCTGATCTATCAAGGCATTTCGCCTGAAGATTCCGAGCGCCTTCTGCTGCGGCCGATGGAAAGCAAGCTGAAAAGCCTGAAGGGCCTCAAGGAAATGCGCTCGGCTGCCTTCCAGGGTGGTGGCTATGTGCTGGTCGAGTTCCAGCCGCAGACCAACCTGGCGACGGCGCTGCAGGATACACGCTCCAAGGTGCAGGACGGCAAGGCCGACTTGCCGCAGGCGGCCGAGGAACCTGTCGTCACCGAGGTCAACATTTCCGAATTCCCGGTGCTCGTCGTCACTTTGTCCGGCGAACTGCCCGAACGCGTACTGGCCGCCGCGGCACGCGAGTTGCGTGACCGCATCGAGGAGGTACCGGGCGTTCTCGAAGGCTCGCTGCAGGGCTCACGCGACGATCTGGTCGAAGTCGTCATCGATCCGATGAAGCTGTCGTCCTACGGCTTGCAGCTGGATCAGCTGATCGGCGCCGTCGGCGCTTCCAACAGCCTTGTCGCCGCCGGCAACATCGAGGGCTCGGAAGGCAAATACGCCGTCAAGGTGCCATCACTGATCGAGACGCCCGAAGATGTGGCTGCACTCCCCGTGGTCGCCGGCCCCAATGCCGTGGTGCAGGCCAAGGACATCGCGACGATCCGCTCGACCTTCGCCGACGCCACGACGATCACGCGCCTGAACGGCAAGCCGGCCATCGCCATCGAAGTCAAGAAGCGCATCGGCGCCAATCTGATCGACACGCTGACGAAGGTGCGGGAGGTGTCCGATACCTTCGTCAAGACGATGCCAGAAGGGATGCACGTCACCTACACGCAGGACAAGTCGGTTTTCGTCAACCAGTTGCTGGGTGACCTACAGAACCACGTGATGATCGCCGTCATCCTGGTGTTCATCGTCATCCTCTACGCGCTGTCGGGCCGCGCCTCGCTGCTCATTGGCCTCGCCATCCCGTCGTCCTTCCTGATCGGCATCCTGTTGCTCGCCATGATGGGCTACACGATCAACATGATCGTGCTGTTCAGCCTCATCCTGGCGGTCGGCATGCTGGTCGACGACGCCATCATCGTCACCGAATTCGCCGAACGACGGATGAGCGAGGGCATGCCCAAGCAGGAAGCCTTCGCGCTTGCCGC from Mesorhizobium sp. NZP2077 encodes the following:
- a CDS encoding efflux RND transporter periplasmic adaptor subunit — encoded protein: MPKIRFHKLAAIVVLIGFAAWMGTGEFSSVGSVAANKAKAAEVEQGKTPDASKPKAAEAEPKVPLRTVAVVTPPRKTYARAIRISGLTEADKRAVLATRVAGVIDKLPVKQGDHVKTGDLVLMLAAEEKISMVDNAKQLVAQRQAELDASLRLMKSGNLPKLQLDTARSNLTLAQSQLDTAQAELDRNEVKAPFDGVIDRVPVELGSSVMQGGEVATILKLDPVIARGEISERDLGYLKIADKASVRLVSGQTVEGTVRYISRDASSATRTFRVEVAIPNADGSVPAGMTAEIQLSALPTDAVLLPRSVVTLGDKGDLGIRAVGKDNKVAFFPIDLVDDTPTGLVLGGIPADARIIVAGQELVKEGDEVKPVEADQATINKLIGEATGGTQ